Proteins co-encoded in one Conger conger chromosome 4, fConCon1.1, whole genome shotgun sequence genomic window:
- the LOC133125936 gene encoding polymeric immunoglobulin receptor-like, whose product MALTLILFLSILFPSVLPVSKVAVQSGRSVTIPCLYDREYDYHVKYWCHGSNWNFCKTVVRTDSPKRTGKTSITDDPTHHVFTVTMTTLTTWDSGCYWCAVEIQRATDKGAYLYLSVTAGPPGLWVEQQEVAGVEGGSVSVPCHYNEKSSMKKWCRIEGSCVEVNSGESGRSDMKDDHSKKVFTEMVRELKFEDPGWYWCAAGELQIPVHLTVTQKTTTTTVTTQGVQPHTGAREDRSNKLTTLKMK is encoded by the exons ATGGCTCTCACTCTGATActcttcctctccatcctcttccCCTCTGTGCTGCCAG tgagtaAAGTAGCTGTACAGAGTGGAAGATCTGTCACCATCCCATGTCTCTATGATAGAGAATATGACTATCACGTGAAATACTGGTGTCATGGGTCAAACTGGAatttttgtaaaactgtagTACGCACTGACTCTCCTAAACGTACTGGTAAAACATCAATCACTGATGACCCCACCCATCATGTCTTCACTGTTACCATGACAACGCTGACAACCTGGGACTCTGGATGTTACTGGTGTGCTGTAGAGATCCAGCGTGCTACAGATAAGGGAGCATATCTgtacctgtcagtcactgcag GGCCTCCTGGCCTCTGGGttgagcagcaggaggtggccGGTGTGGAAGGGGGCTCTGTCAGTGTGCCGTGTCACTATAATGAAAAAAGCAGCATGAAGAAGTGGTGCAGGATAGAGGGCTCCTGTGTGGAAGTGAATTCCGGTGAATCTGGAAGATCAGATATGAAAGATGACCACTCTAAAAAGGTCTTCACTGagatggtgagggagctgaAATTTGAGGACCCAGGCTGGTATTGGTGTGCTGCTGGAGAACTACAGATCCCTGTtcacctcactgtcactcagaaaACTACAACTACCACAGTCACCACAC AGGGAGTCCAGCCTCACACAGGAGCAAGAGAGGACCGGAGCAACAAGCTGACG ACTCTGAAGATGAAGTga